Part of the Sodalinema gerasimenkoae IPPAS B-353 genome is shown below.
AGTCACCACCGTCACCAGCCAAGGACGGGACCATTACATCGTCTCAACGCAGCAGGGGCAAGAATTTACCCTCACCGCCACACCCGGCACCAAAGTGCGCAATGGTCAGGTGGTGGCTGAACTGATTGACGACACGTACAAAACCCACACCGGGGGGATTCTCAAATACGGAGATATCGAAGTCGCCAAACGGGGCAAAGGCAGTAAAGCCGGCTACGAGATTACCAAAGGGGGAACCATGATCTGGATTCCCGAGGAAACCCACGAAATCAACAAAGACATCTCCCTTCTCGAAGTCGAGGATGGGGACTTTGTCGAAGCGGGCACGGAAGTCGTCAAAGACATCTACTGTCAGAATAGTGGGATTGTTGAAGTCGTCCAGAAAAACGACATTCTGCGGGAAATCTCCATTAAAGCCGGGGACTTCCACCTGCTCGACCTCAGCAGCAACGATAAACTCAGCGTTCCCGAACAGAGTTTGGTGCATCCCGGCCAGGAAATTATCCCCGGATTAGTCGCTGAATCCCTGTGCTTCGTGGAATCCGTCACCACCCCCGAAGGAACTGGGGTGCTGCTGCGTCCAGTTCAGGAGTTCCAGGTTCCAGATACCCCCTCGGTTCCCAGCCAGCAACCGGCGGAAGGTCAGGAAAACGCCTTCCCCATTGCCCTGCGCCCCGTCCAGCGGATGTTGCCCTTTAAAGATGGGGAACGGATTAAATCCGTCGAAGGGCAGGAACTCATCCGCACCCAATTGATTCTCGATATTGGCAGCGATGCGCGTCACCTGGAAGCGGACATCGAACTCGTCCCCGATGAGGAGGATGATGAGGCCATGCGCCTGCAATTGGTGGTCATCGAATCCCTGACGGTGCGCCGGGAAAACACCAACGTTGACCCCCTCTTTACCAGTACCACCAGTACCCGTTTATTGGTCCAAGACGGCGACCAAATCGAGCCGGGATCTGTGGTGGCTCGTACAGAAATCGCCTGCCGTAATCCGGGCATGGTGCGGGGGATTCGTGAGGGCACTGAGGCCACCCGTCGGGTTCTGATTGTCAGCGAAGACGATCGCTTTGCCGTTGACTTAGGGGATGCGTCGCCTCAAGTTAAGGAAGGAGATCTCCTCGTCAGTGGTGCCACCGTTGCCGATGGGGTCATCCTGGAAGAGTCGGGACAAGTGGTGGAAATCCACGACAAGGAAGTGATTTTCCGCCATGCTCGTCCCTACCGCGTCTCACCTGGTGCTATTCTCCATGTGGATGATGGCAGCTTGGTGCAACGGGGGGATAACCTGGTGCTGCTGGTGTTTGAACGGGCGAAAACGGGAGACATCATTCAGGGGCTACCTCGGATTGAAGAACTCCTCGAAGCCCGTAAACCGAAAGAGGCCTGCGTCCTCAACCGTCGTCCGGGAACCGCTCAGGTGATCTATGAGGATGATGATTCTGTCGAGATTCGCATCGTCGAAGATGATGGTACGGTCTCGGAGTACCGCACCCTCTCGGGGCATAATGTCTTGGTGGTGGATGGTCAACGGGTGGGAGTAGCTGAACCCCTCACCGATGGTCCCTCGAACCCCCATGAAATCCTCGAATGCTGGTTTGACTATCTGGCGCCTTCGGGAACCTATGAAGCGGCGTTGACGGGCTTTAGCAACGTGCAAACCTTCTTGGTGAATGAGGTTCAGTCGGTGTATCAATCCCAAGGGGTGGATATTTCTGATAAACACATTGAAGTGATTGTGCGTCAGATGACCTCGAAGGTGAAAATCGACGATGGCGGTGACACGACCATGTTACCGGGTGAGTTGATTGAACTGCGTCAGGTCGAACAGGTCAATGAAGCCATGTCTATCACCGGCGCGGCTCCGGCACAGTATACGCCGATGCTGTTAGGGATTACGAAGGCCTCCCTCAATACGGATAGTTTCATTAGTGCGGCGAGTTTCCAAGAAACCACTCGTGTGCTGACGGAAGCGGCAATTGAGGGTAAATCGGACTGGTTGCGTGGCTTGAAGGAAAACGTCATCATCGGTCGTTTGATTCCTGCCGGAACTGGGTTTAATGCCTATGAAGAGTTAAACTTCTCGGCCCCGGATGCGGACATCAATGAGATCAACTCTGTGGTCAATGGGGTGGACGATGAGAGTAAGATCCAAGATGTGGTCTTGGACGATCGCACCGCTCGCGCCTACAACCTCACGGGAAGTGTCAGTGATGAGTCGGCGGCCATCCTACCGGATGGGGATGACGGCTCAACGGCGATTCTCGATGATGGGGATCTCGATGATGGGGATGATGAGGATGACTTTGATCCCGATTCCTTTGATGAGGATGACAGCGATGACGAGGATGATTTTGATCCCGATTCCTTTGATGAAGATGACAGCGATGACGAGGATGATCCCACGGCTTAACTGGGATCGGTTCGTGATGGCTTAACTTATGACCCCGCTTTGCCCTGGCAAGGCGGGGTTTATTGTTTCAACATGACGGTTGATGGATTCACAACTGACACAGGATGGGGGGGATTTTTAAAATAGACAGATACGATAAGACCTAATTGTGGGGTTAAAACTTGTTTGAGCTGGGTTTATGACTGATTTATTGTCCATTTTTAATAGTCCATCATCCTAAGATGTTACAGCGATTACAACGCCATTGGCACAGGCTTCGCCCCCTGGCGATCGCCATCCTTGTCCTCCTACTCGTGTTAGGGGTGAGTCGTTTTGGGTTGCACAGTTTTCCCCTGCACCGTAAGAGTCTCGATCGCCCTGTGGAGGTGAGCGAGTTAGAGAATGACTCGGAGGAAGATCTAGGTTTAGAGCTATTTAATCGGGGCACCGATCGCGCCTTACGGGCCTGGCAAGCCTCACAAGAGGCCACGAGTCCCGAGGATTGGCATCAAGTGGTGCAATATTGGACCGAGGCCCTGGCCGCCATGCAATCGGTTCCTCTAACCGCACCCCAGCGGGCCTTTGCTCAGAAAAAGGTACAAGAATACCTACAAAATGCGGATTTCGCCCTGCAACAGGCGGGAAACAGCGGCAATCGTCTGCCTCACCCGAGTTTTAACAGTTTGGTCTTAGATGAGCAATTTGCCCTCTATCGAGCCTATGTCGCCACCCTAGGGCCTCCTGAAATCTTAATTATTGGCAGTTCCCGAGGCTTGCAGGGGGTGGATGCCAAGCGATTGCAATTTGACCTCAATCGTCGCGGTTTGTCGGGGGTGCGGGTATTTAATTTTGGGATTAATGGGGCCACGGCTCAGGTGGTGAATCTACAACTGCGAGAGTTACTCACCCCCGAACAGTTGCCCAAAGTCATGGTTTGGGCCGATGGTTCTCGGGCCTTTAACAGTGGCCGCGAGGATCGCACCTTTAGCCGCATCCGCAATTCCCCGGGCTATCAGCGACTGCGCAATAATGGCTCCCGAGAGCGTGAGGTTCCGGTGATTCTCTCCCGCCGAGATATCGACTCCAACGGCTTTCACATTGTCCGCGATCGCTTTAATCCCCAAACCTATTTTCAGCAGTTCCCTCGGGTTTCGGGGGACTACGACGGGGATTATGCCAACTTCACACTTGGGGGCGTTCAAGGGAACGCCGTTAACCAGGTGATTGAGTTCTGTCAGGGCCGCAACATTCCCCTAATTTTGGTGAATCTGCCCCTCACCAACGACTATTTAGATACCACCCGCCGCCGCTACGAACGTCGGTTTCAGGAATTCTTGCAGCAACAGGGTCAAAAATCCGGGGTTTGGGTACGGGATTTATCCGCACAATGGCGCGATCGCCCCGACTTCTTCGCCGATCCCAGTCACCTCAACCGCGAGGGGGCCTCTGCCGTCGCCCAACGACTGGCCCAAGATACCCAACTTCCCTGGCCCGACGCCCGGAAATAATCCTTAATGGCGTAACCCATTCACTCAAAAAATACCCTAGACTGGCGGTAAGCTGACTTGACCTGATTAGAAACCCAGATGAAAAAAGCAGTGTACTGGTTAATGGGGGATGGGGCCGGACGCATCACCATTAACACCTGACTGCTTAACTTCGGTCGTCCCAAGCCAAAGGGGGCAAACAGGGTATTCTGAATCACAATCCGGGCGGCGGCATCGGCGGCATGGGTAAATTTCCAATTCATGCAGATATCCCCCGCCGCATAAATTTTGGGGTTGCTGGTTTGTAAATACTCGTTCACCTCCACCCCTCGGCGATTGTAGGCCACTCCAGCCGCCTCTAGGTTCAAACTTTCCACATTCGGCGATCGCCCAGCACCAATGAGGATTTCATCAACCACCACCTGTTTTTTCTCCCCCTTGTGGTTGAACTGAAGGACTTTCCCCGCTTCTGTCTTCTCCACCCGTTCCGGTTCACAGCCGAGAACTAACTCAATCCCTTCCCGGATAAAGATCTGTTGCACAATCTTCGCCGCATCAGCATCTTCCCGATGCAACAAATGGGGATGACGATGAATCAGTGTCACCTGGGAACCAAGACGACGGAAGGCTTGAGCTAATTCACAGCCAATGGGGCCACCGCCAATGACTGCGAGGCGGTTGGGGCGTTCGGTGAGGTTAAACACCGTCTCATTGGTGAGATAGCCCGCTTCGGCTAATCCCGGCGTTTGGGGATGAACAGCTCTCGCTCCCGTGGCAATCACGGCTTTTTTATAGTTGAGGGTGACATCATCGACTTGAATGGCTTGATTCCCAGTAAAACTGCCATTCCCCAGGAAGATATCCACGCCAGCCTTGGCGAAGCGATGAGCGGAATCATGATGACTAATCCCGGCACGGATTTTTCGCAACCGTTCCATTACGGCGGCGAAGTCCACATCAATTTTCTCAGGGGCAGCAATGCCATAGTTGGGGGCGTTCCACATTTCTCCCACCACTCGGGAGGAGCGAATTAAGCTTTTAGAGGGAACGCAACCGGTATTGAGGCAATCTCCCCCCATTAGGTTACGTTCAACCAGAGCCACTTTGAGGCCAATGTCCAATCCGGCGGCCCCAACGGCAACCACTAATCCAGCGGTTCCTCCGCCAATGACCACTAAATCGTAGCAATCAGCGGGTTTTGGATTTACCCAATCGGCGGGATGGGTTTGTTGGAGGAGTTCACGGTTGTACTCATCCATGGGGGAGATGGTGAAGGTGTGAAATGGGGAGTTAGGCATGGGGGGAAAAGGCAGTAGGCAGTAGGCAGTAGGCAGTAGGGGAATTGGAACTATTCACTGTTGATGACTTGTTCGCCGACGGTTTCGGTGAGGGCTTTACGGGCGATGCGGGTGACGTAAATGGTCACGGCCACGGTGGCGATGAAACCAATAATTTGTAGAACACGTTGCAACAGTTCCGCTTGGGGATCTTCTGTGGCGGCTCCGGTTCCGAGGGTGGCCAAGCTTCCTGCGAGAGAGCCGATGTAGACGTACATGATGGTTCCGGGAATCATGCCGAGGGAACCGAGAACGTAGTCTTTGAGGGAGACGTTGGTGACGCCGTAGGCGTAGTTGAGGAGGTTGAAGGGAAAGATGGGGGATAGACGGGTTAGGAACACGATTTTGAAGCCTTCTCGTCCGACAGCGTTGTCAATGGCCGCAAATTTGGGGTTACTGGCAATTTTCCCGGCGACCCAGTTGCGGGCGAGATAGCGTCCAATGAGAAAGGCGAGGGTTGAGCCGAGTACAGCCCCGATGAAGACATAGAGGGAGCCGAAAACCACCCCGAAGACGACTCCACCGCCGAGGGTAACGATGGAACCGGGGAGAAAGGCAACAGTCGCAATCACATACAGGCCAATAAAAGCGAGGATGCCTAGACCCCCTAAGTCTTGGATGCTTTGTAGGGCTTGTTGTAACCAGAGTTGGGGGTTGAAGCCCCCGGGGCTGTCTTGGGTCAGGATGGGGGTGGCGGCCCCAATGAGAAACCAGGAGAATAGGGGTAGGCTTGAGAACATGGATGCGATCGCAATCTGTGGACGTTTGAGCGGGCATTTGGGCAAGAACATGGGAACCTTGGCCGATACAAGTGCTTCTAGTTAGGGTTACGCTTGTTAACGGCTGCTGGATGTTGGGATGAGGACTGGTGCTAGTCTTGTGCTGCCCGGGCGATCGCAGCTTGTCCGGCGTCGGAGAAGGCATAGCCAAGGAAGGCTTGAACGGTCTCGTTGGCGGGGTCTTTATAGACGTAGTAAAGGTTACGCCGATAAGGATATTGAGCGGCCATGGGGGTTAAGCCGTCAATGGCCACGGGACGGACGGTGCTTTGGTTGAAAATTTGGGCGGCGGTGGCGTAGCCGATGCCGTCGTTGCCTAGGGCCCGCAACATGGGGGTGGTGGCATCTCGCTCTAGGGTCGTGATATTGGGAGTGTTGCCAAAGTTGCTACCGTTGAGAACGACCTCCCGGAAGGTTTGGTGAGTGCCGCTGACGGGGGGGCGATTGAGGACGCGAATGGGTTTGTCGGGGCCGCCAATTTCAGACCAGTTGGTAATTTGTCCGGTGAAGATGTCAACGGCGTCTTGTTGGCTAAGTCCCTGGCCAAAGGGATTGTTCACCCCCACTACTAGGGCGATCGCATCTTCGGCAATAGGAACGGCGACAAGTCCTTGAGCCTGTTCCTCAGAACGCAGGGGACGGGAGGAGGCCCCGAGGTCAGCATTCCCGGACAAAACGGCGCTGATACCGTCTCCAGACCCAGTCGCCGAGGTGGTGACCACAACTCCAGAAAACTGCTCTTCAAAGCCCTGTTTTAGGGCGCTATTGATAGAGACCATGGCGGTAGAGCCTTGCAGGTTGAGGCGGGTTCCGCTGGGAAGGCTTCCGGGGACGGTGAATTGGCTGGGGGTGAGGGGGGTTGATGGGTCATTCCTGGCGGAGACTCCCTCAGAGGGAAGGGATGGCTGATCTGACTGGTTTTCAGGGGTGCGGACAAAGAACCAATACCCACCAAAGCCGAGTAGGGCGAGGAGGAGGATATAGACAATAGGGGGCGGCCCGGATTGTATCTGTGACATGGGTTAGAGGGGGGACGAATGACTTAGGGAGACTGATCGAACTGTTGTAGGCGGCGCTCGACTTCTTCGTTGAGGTGATAGTGTTCTGAGTCAGCCTCCATATCGCCCGGTTGCGTCTGGGAGAGTTCTGTTAAGGCTTGTTCTTCGAGGCGTTGCAGTTCCAGGCGGTCTCGGGCATCGTCGAGGTGCGATCGCGCCGTTTCTAAGTTCTGTTGACGAGACAGTTGGCTCATGGGATCGAGAACATTGCCGAGTTCAGCCATATCCTTGAGATGCTCCACATCTAGGCGATAGGCTTCGAGTTGAATCGTCTCCCGTTGCAGTCGTTCCTCGGAGGCTTGTAAAAACTCTTGGGCGTGATGCAGGCGATCGCCAATTTGAGGCAACAGTTTTTCAAGTCGTATCGCTTGCGTCATGGCTAACCGTGCCCCAGCTTTATCTCCTTGTTGTTGGGCGATCGCCGCCTGTTTTTCATAGGACTCGACTTGGCGCTGTTTCGCTTTGTATTTCAACTCAGCCTGACGGTAGGCGGAGCGTTGAGCGCGCACGGTTTGTTCTAGATCTTGGACGGACTGCTGCATGGTTTTGAGCGAGAGTTCCGCCGTGGTAATGACATCAGCCTCTGGGTCAGGGGGCGCTTCGGGAGGCTTACCCCAGAGCCAGTTCTTGGTGATGCCTTGGGTTACTTATACTGATCCGGAAGTGGCCCATGTGGGACTCTATGAGGGAGAGGCGCAAGAGAAAGGCATTGAGACCAAAACGATTAAGATAGAGTTTAAGGATTTGGATCGGGCGATCGCCGATGGGGAAACGGAGGGATTTCTTAAGGTTCTCCATGAGAAAAGTTCAGACAAAATCCTCGGGGCCACAATTGTAATGGGGAAACGGAGGGATTTCTCAAGGTTCTCCATGAGAAAAGTTCAGACAAAATCCTCGGGGCCACAATTGTCTCCCGTCATGCGGGAGAATCGATTAGTGAAATCACCACGGCGATGGTAGGGGGACTCGGCTTAAAAACCCTCTCCAGCGTGATTCATCCCTATCCCACCCAAGCCGAATGTATCCGCAAAGCAGCAGATGCCTACAAACGAACCCAGTTAACCAGCACCACGAAAAAACTGTTAAAACTTCTACATCGTTTCACGTAACATCCCTATTACTGGCGAAGCGGTGCGTTCGGGCAAGTTCACGTAACATCCCTATTGCTGTCGAAGCGGTGCGTTCGGGCAAGTTTTAGCCGAGTGGTCTTCGCCTAACCTTAATTGAGCCGGGACGCACCCTACCCTTGTTTCCCTCTGTTCCCTGTTCCCTGTTCCCTTCTTCCCCCCATGCTCGATCTCAACCAAGTCACAAAACTCCTACCCGGTATTGGTGAACATCTACGGGAAGAAGCCGTCGCAGCTCAGAAACGGCTCGAATTGGCTCAGGGATTGTTTGAGACGGCCTGTGAGCATCAGGAGGAGTTGGTGACGACTCAAAACCAATGGCGCGATCGCATCTGGTTTTCGGCCGCCACTCCCGTTGAACCGCTCCAAAGTCGGATTCTTCTACAACGGCCCCCCTCAACCCATACCGTTATCGCCACCGATGGCTCGCAAATTGCCCCCAATCAGCATGAAATCGCCTATTGCTATCTCCTCAACATTGGGCGAGTGGTGTTGCATTATGGGCAAAATCGCGCCCCAGTCCTCGATAGTGTGCCGGAGGTGTTCTATCGCCCCGAGGATTTATATGCCTCGCGACAATGGGGGATTCGTACAGAAGAATGGATGGGCTATCGGCGGGCCGTGTCCGAGGCTCAGGAGTTGGCGACGTTAGGGGTGGAGTTGCGCCGCCAGCACCCGGATACGCCTCTGTTAGCGATGGTGGATGGTTCTCTGATTTATTGGTTCCTCGATAGTCTGATGAGCGGTCTCCCACCTAACCTTAATTGAGCCGGGACGCACCCTACCCTTGTTTCCCCCTGTTCCCTGTTCCCTGTTCCCTGTTCCCTATTCCCTGTTCCCTTCTTCCACCTATGCTCGATCTAAACCAAGTCACAAAACTCCTGCCCGGTATTGGCGAACATTTACGGGAAGAAGCCGTCGCTCGAGTCTTTGCCGAGCTTAACCGAGTCCCTAACAAACTCTGCCCCTGTGAGCATCAGGAGGAATTAGTGGCGGCTCAGGAGCAATGGCGCGATCGCATCTGGTTTTCGGCCGCCACTCCCGTTGAACCCCTCCAAAGTCGGATTCTTCTGCAACGGCCCCCCTCCACTCATACCGTTATCGCTACCGATGGCTCACAAATCGCCCCCAATCAGCATGAGATCGCCTATTGCTATCTCCTCAACATTGGGCGAGTGATCTTGCATTACGGGCAAAATCGCGCCCCAGTCCTCGATAGTGTGCCGGAGGTGTTCTATCGCCCGGAGGATTTATACGCCTCGCGACAATGGGGGATTCGTACAGAAGAATGGATGGGCTATCGGCGGGCCGTGTCTGAGGCTCAGGAGTTGGCAACGTTGGGGGTGGAGTTGCGCCGCCAGTATCCAGATTTACCTCTGTTGGCCATGGTGGATGGTTCCCTGATTTACTGGTTCCTCGATACGACGAGTCGGGGTTCCCCTGATGGGCTATCTCAGTGCCTCCCGCAGCCGTGAAGCCCTGAGTTTCTTACGGTTAGAGGCCTGTACTTTTGAGCAACCCAATTGTTTGAGTTATTGCCCTTATATTGCCCCCACGGAAGGGGATGTACTCGCCAAACGCGCCCCCTGTCAGGTGATGGAACCCCTACGAGATACCAGTTTTTGGGCGGGGTTGTTGCAGCCGGGGGAACGTAGTTGTTTGTGGAAATCATCGTTGCCGGTGTTGGGGTTATACCCGGCGGAACAGACTGTATATTTTTGTTATGTTCATGTGGGGACAGAAATTGCTCGGGTGGATGTTCCCGCCTGGGTTGCAGAGGACGAATTTTTGTTATGTTCATGTGGGGACAGAAATTGCTCGGGTGGATGTTCCCGCCTGGGTTGCAGAGGACGCTGACCAGCTTGAAGCCGCATTGAGCCTTATGTTAGGACAGGTCTATAAGGGCTATGGCTACCCCGTTAGATGACCAGCTTGAAGCCGCATTGAGCCTTATGTTAGGACAGGTCTATAAGGGCTATGGCTACCCCGTTAGTTTGGCAGAAGCCCATAATCAAGCCGTTGTTCGAGGGGGCGATCGCCAACGCTTTTTTGCCCTCCTCGAACGGCAAATGATTGAAGCGGGTTTAACCAATGTAGGAACCTCTTATAAGGAGGCTCGTAAACGCCGCAGCATCGCGTAAGACGTTCATCGTCTCCCTTCTGGCTTGCTTCGTCTTCCTCCCGATTAAACCTATGGCATCTCAATTAAATTCAACTTGGATTTGGAAAGGATGGGCGGCCGTCTTTTTGGTATCTGGCTTAATTCTTGGGGGAACCAGTTTAGTGCGGCCTGGCTTGGTGCGCGATCGCGATGCTGTCTCGGAAGATGTGGAGATTAAACGAGAGCTTATTGCCCTGCGAGAACTTTTGGCAACCGTCGATCGCACCCAAAGAACGGAAGAGGGGGCACAGGAGGAATCAGCAGATTTCCAGGCATCTCTACTACAACCCTCACAGATACCTCAAGCCCTAGCTACCACCCCTCCATCGCTAGAACTAGACAGTGATGCTGATGGGGCAGAACTGAACGAGGCACAGGAACAAATTCTGGGTTTACTTGCTGAACAGGGCCGTTTGACTTCAGAAATTGCCCAACTCCGGGAAGAAAATAAGATACTGCGAGAAAACAACGAGCAGCTCAGCCAAGATAATCGCCAACTGACGCGAGACATCAATCAATTACAGGGATATCAGAGTGACTATCAGCGACGAATTGAACGACGCCGCGAATCCTTGGAAGAGAATTTAGCCAAAATTCGTGAATTTGACTCCGTTGAAGATACGTTTTCTCTTGATGACATAACCTTGCGTTATCTAGGGCAAAACATAAATTTTCAGGAACTGGATGCAGAACTTGCCCGAAAAAATCGACAACTAACAGATATCAGAGGGGAGATTAACTTCCTGAACAATAGTTTCTATTTTGCGATTGTTTTAGGTCTCGCTAATCTTGTGATTGGGGGAATCTACTATGGATTAGACCGCTGGCACCGGCAACAGTCGGAAAAAATGAAGGAGATGGAAGAAAAAATTGAGGAGGCTCAGCTCAAAATTCGTAACTTTAGCTGGAATATGGCGAATGCCAGTTTAGAAAAATACTATCAGCGGAACTTAATGGAAGTTCAGGTTATTTTTATGACCAGCGTTGTGGTCATGATTTTGGGATTTTTGGTCATTCTTGCCTCTCTAGCCCTGACGTTGTCGGGGTCTCAAACCGTTAGGAATAGTCCTGAGGTCTCGTCAGACGAACAAGTCATGGAGGGTCAGAACGAGGATTCGTCTTCTTCATCTAATGGAGAGACCCTAAGGGTGTATTCGGATAATAGTAATGTTGCAACGATTGGGGTGGTGGCTGGGATTATTACCAACTTTATCGGGGCAACGTTTATGATTGTGTATCGCTCAACAGTTCGGGAAGCCTCTCGCTATTCTAATTCCCTTAATCGGATTAATGATGTGGGGATTGCGATGGATATTCTCAACACCTCTGTTGAACATCAGGATACTCCAGAGATTTTGGCCGCTAAAGTTGAGATTGCTAAACGTCTCGTGGAGAGCGATCGCCACCCCGATGTAGATTGAATTGTCTCTGATTAAGGGAAAACGACCCACTAGACTACCCACTCGAATAGGCATCGGACTGGAGAGAGTCTAGGAGAGCTTCACAGTCTTGAGTCAGAGGGATTTCCAAGGTTTTCGCAATGCTCAGGGCTTGTTGACAGTAGCCGATCGCCCGCTCTGGGTTATTGAGATGTTGATGCAGTTCCGCCAGGTTTTTTAGGCCCTCGGCTTCCCCATGGCGATCGCCAATCTCCCGAACAATCTCTAAGGCTCGTTGCAGACTCTCAGTGGCCTCCTCATAACGGCCCAGACAGACATAGGTTTCGCCCATATTCGACAGGGCGATCGCCTCGCCTTCGCGAAAGCCAATTTTGCGAGAGATATCCAGATAGCGTTCCTCATAGCCGAGGGCTTGGGAATAATCCCCTAAGGCATAATAGGCAAATCCTAAGTTTCCCAGGGCCTGACCCATCCCTCGACGGTCATTTAACTCCTGAGCAATGGCTAAATCCTGTTGATGATAGGCGATCGCTTGCTCGTAGTCCCCTTGTTCATGGAGGGCCAGGCCTAAATTTCCCAAAGCCTGGCCAATTCCTGCGCGATCGCCCAAACGTTGGGCCAACTTCAGACCCTTCTGAAAATAGCGAATCGCCCGGTCATACTCCCCCAAATAGTAATGCTCTAAGCCCAAATTTCCTAAGGCAATGGCTTCATTTTGCTGATCCCCCAGCCGTAGAGCCAGGGTTAAATGTTGTTGGTGATAGGCGATCGCCTGAGTATAATCTCCCAAACAGGAGTAGGCCTTGCCCAACCCCTCCAAACACACCAAATTCAGGAGCGCATCCCCTTGACCCAAGAGGGGTTCATACATCTCCATCTGTTCTTGATAATAGCCCCAAATCTCTAGTTGCTTATGTAGGGGTTCCCCGGTTAATGAATCTAAGGGTAAAACTAACAATTCCTGACAGCGTCGCCAATCTTCCACTTCCCTCAAATGGCGAAAGGCCTCAAGATAGCCACGCACCTGATCTAAGTTGGAGTTGGGGGAGGGGGGATCATAGTGAATCAGCCAGTTGAGAGCCGCACGATATTGGCTGCGGCGGCTTCGAGGAGAAATGCGTCGCAAGCTAGCAGGGGTCAGCTGTAACCGTTTTAAAAGTTGCTGACGAAATACAGACTGAGAAATTTCCTGAGACACGGTCTGCCCATCATGGAGTTATGAGTCCGCCTAGAGGTTGCCCATCTTCTCAATCTAACCCTTGCAAATGACTCAGGGCAACGCTACGAATCAGATTATGTTGGCGCAACAAGAGGCGA
Proteins encoded:
- a CDS encoding DNA-directed RNA polymerase subunit beta'' produces the protein MIIEPTGKGKRHSISLPQGSTLIIRDGDKVSADQFIAEVPIGSARTRKNTEKATKDVATDIGGEVKYAGVIPEEKKDRQGNTTIIAARGGLMWVLKGEVYNLPPGASPVVKNGHSVEAGDVLAVTETPSETGGIVRLPQDELPSSEDVGESGLAATPLIPKEVDIITASVRLDSAKVTTVTSQGRDHYIVSTQQGQEFTLTATPGTKVRNGQVVAELIDDTYKTHTGGILKYGDIEVAKRGKGSKAGYEITKGGTMIWIPEETHEINKDISLLEVEDGDFVEAGTEVVKDIYCQNSGIVEVVQKNDILREISIKAGDFHLLDLSSNDKLSVPEQSLVHPGQEIIPGLVAESLCFVESVTTPEGTGVLLRPVQEFQVPDTPSVPSQQPAEGQENAFPIALRPVQRMLPFKDGERIKSVEGQELIRTQLILDIGSDARHLEADIELVPDEEDDEAMRLQLVVIESLTVRRENTNVDPLFTSTTSTRLLVQDGDQIEPGSVVARTEIACRNPGMVRGIREGTEATRRVLIVSEDDRFAVDLGDASPQVKEGDLLVSGATVADGVILEESGQVVEIHDKEVIFRHARPYRVSPGAILHVDDGSLVQRGDNLVLLVFERAKTGDIIQGLPRIEELLEARKPKEACVLNRRPGTAQVIYEDDDSVEIRIVEDDGTVSEYRTLSGHNVLVVDGQRVGVAEPLTDGPSNPHEILECWFDYLAPSGTYEAALTGFSNVQTFLVNEVQSVYQSQGVDISDKHIEVIVRQMTSKVKIDDGGDTTMLPGELIELRQVEQVNEAMSITGAAPAQYTPMLLGITKASLNTDSFISAASFQETTRVLTEAAIEGKSDWLRGLKENVIIGRLIPAGTGFNAYEELNFSAPDADINEINSVVNGVDDESKIQDVVLDDRTARAYNLTGSVSDESAAILPDGDDGSTAILDDGDLDDGDDEDDFDPDSFDEDDSDDEDDFDPDSFDEDDSDDEDDPTA
- a CDS encoding phosphate ABC transporter substrate-binding protein; the protein is MSQIQSGPPPIVYILLLALLGFGGYWFFVRTPENQSDQPSLPSEGVSARNDPSTPLTPSQFTVPGSLPSGTRLNLQGSTAMVSINSALKQGFEEQFSGVVVTTSATGSGDGISAVLSGNADLGASSRPLRSEEQAQGLVAVPIAEDAIALVVGVNNPFGQGLSQQDAVDIFTGQITNWSEIGGPDKPIRVLNRPPVSGTHQTFREVVLNGSNFGNTPNITTLERDATTPMLRALGNDGIGYATAAQIFNQSTVRPVAIDGLTPMAAQYPYRRNLYYVYKDPANETVQAFLGYAFSDAGQAAIARAAQD
- a CDS encoding TVP38/TMEM64 family protein, producing MFSSLPLFSWFLIGAATPILTQDSPGGFNPQLWLQQALQSIQDLGGLGILAFIGLYVIATVAFLPGSIVTLGGGVVFGVVFGSLYVFIGAVLGSTLAFLIGRYLARNWVAGKIASNPKFAAIDNAVGREGFKIVFLTRLSPIFPFNLLNYAYGVTNVSLKDYVLGSLGMIPGTIMYVYIGSLAGSLATLGTGAATEDPQAELLQRVLQIIGFIATVAVTIYVTRIARKALTETVGEQVINSE
- a CDS encoding FAD-dependent oxidoreductase, whose amino-acid sequence is MPNSPFHTFTISPMDEYNRELLQQTHPADWVNPKPADCYDLVVIGGGTAGLVVAVGAAGLDIGLKVALVERNLMGGDCLNTGCVPSKSLIRSSRVVGEMWNAPNYGIAAPEKIDVDFAAVMERLRKIRAGISHHDSAHRFAKAGVDIFLGNGSFTGNQAIQVDDVTLNYKKAVIATGARAVHPQTPGLAEAGYLTNETVFNLTERPNRLAVIGGGPIGCELAQAFRRLGSQVTLIHRHPHLLHREDADAAKIVQQIFIREGIELVLGCEPERVEKTEAGKVLQFNHKGEKKQVVVDEILIGAGRSPNVESLNLEAAGVAYNRRGVEVNEYLQTSNPKIYAAGDICMNWKFTHAADAAARIVIQNTLFAPFGLGRPKLSSQVLMVMRPAPSPINQYTAFFIWVSNQVKSAYRQSRVFFE
- a CDS encoding PspA/IM30 family protein, whose product is MQQSVQDLEQTVRAQRSAYRQAELKYKAKQRQVESYEKQAAIAQQQGDKAGARLAMTQAIRLEKLLPQIGDRLHHAQEFLQASEERLQRETIQLEAYRLDVEHLKDMAELGNVLDPMSQLSRQQNLETARSHLDDARDRLELQRLEEQALTELSQTQPGDMEADSEHYHLNEEVERRLQQFDQSP
- a CDS encoding tetratricopeptide repeat protein; its protein translation is MSQEISQSVFRQQLLKRLQLTPASLRRISPRSRRSQYRAALNWLIHYDPPSPNSNLDQVRGYLEAFRHLREVEDWRRCQELLVLPLDSLTGEPLHKQLEIWGYYQEQMEMYEPLLGQGDALLNLVCLEGLGKAYSCLGDYTQAIAYHQQHLTLALRLGDQQNEAIALGNLGLEHYYLGEYDRAIRYFQKGLKLAQRLGDRAGIGQALGNLGLALHEQGDYEQAIAYHQQDLAIAQELNDRRGMGQALGNLGFAYYALGDYSQALGYEERYLDISRKIGFREGEAIALSNMGETYVCLGRYEEATESLQRALEIVREIGDRHGEAEGLKNLAELHQHLNNPERAIGYCQQALSIAKTLEIPLTQDCEALLDSLQSDAYSSG